Proteins encoded together in one Ciona intestinalis chromosome 1, KH, whole genome shotgun sequence window:
- the creb/atf-c gene encoding transcription factor Ci-CREB/ATF-c isoform X2: METIVADSNVDDRSTATAQIQIQVSGSGETQMVTLPVSMAHAINSAQGQQTVISSQQSGQPVAQDTAKRRELLSRRPSYRKILNELSGQPDANQRVKDEPGGSKSSESSESDSGGQMVTPLQAPTIAYQTGSGTVTVHQSPQTIQIPASALNHDQHVTSVAGLQTFSMANALAQGQAALVQDSNTSGNTLWMPGNHVVVQGGDSQMYQIRTSTSSNAIPNVVLSGNSMQSPQQMAEEASRKRELRLMKNREAAKDCRLKKKEYIKCLENRVHVLETQNKALIDELQQLKEMYCRDELH; the protein is encoded by the exons ATGGAAACCATTGTAGCAGACTCCAATGTTGATGATAGATCTACAGCTACTGCACAAATTCAAATACAAGTG TCTGGTTCCGGCGAAACACAGATGGTGACTTTACCAGTGTCAATGGCACATGCAATCAACTCAGCTCAAGGCCAACAAACAGTCATATCAAGTCAACAATCAGGCCAACCTGTTGCTCAG GATACTGCGAAGAGGCGAGAACTGCTGTCCAGAAGGCCTTCCTACAG gAAAATTTTAAACGAGTTGTCAGGACAACCAGATGCAAACCAACGAGTCAAAGATGAACCAGGTGGAAGCAAATCTTCAGAAAGCTCCGAATCTGACTCCGGTGGTCAAATGGTAACTCCATTACAAGCACCAACCATAGCATACCAAACTGGGAGTGGAACAG TGACTGTCCACCAATCTCCACAAACAATTCAAATACCGGCCTCTGCTTTAAACCATGATCAACATGTGACCTCCGTGGCTGGTCTTCAAACTTTCTCCATGGCCAACGCCCTCGCACAAGGCCAAGCTGCTTTAGTACAAGATTCCAATACCAGCGGAAACACCCTGTGGATGCCAGGGAATCATGTTGTGGTACAAG GAGGCGACTCCCAGATGTACCAAATCCGTACCTCCACTTCATCAAATGCAATTCCTAATGTTGTGTTAAGTGGTAACAGCATGCAATCACCTCAGCAGATGGCAGAAGAAGCTTCAAGGAAGCGGGAACTGAGGTTAATGAAAAACAG AGAAGCGGCCAAGGATTGCAGGTTAAAGAAGAAAGAGTACATTAAGTGCTTAGAGAACCGTGTCCATGTGCttgaaacacaaaacaaagcTCTTATAGATGAGTTGCAACAGTTAAAGGAGATGTACTGTAGAGATGAATTGCACTGA
- the LOC100186871 gene encoding uncharacterized protein LOC100186871, translating into MKPEDLPLYKSPIEVTRIEKPESKLPMETQVAQAREFITEYSVPVVKALNTTSTFVSNGVGRVTTQYDSINDKPALLQKSAFIGGSFASGWLLNSLLFPKSGRIRRILTPVTCAAITASICYPDQTTQLLNDARYNIKKQACFIYRKFKGTPPESCTKQLEVKNEEN; encoded by the exons atgaagcCAGAAGATCTTCCGCTCTACAAATCTCCGATTGAGGTAACTAGGATCGAAAAGCCCGAAAGTAAATTGCCTATGGAAACGCAAGTAGCACA GGCAAGAGAGTTCATCACAGAGTACAGTGTGCCTGTGGTAAAAGCGTTAAACACCACAAGTACATTTGTTTCCAATGGTGTTGGCAGAGTAACTACACAATATGATTCAATTAATGATAAACCAGCATTGCTTCAAAAGTCTGCCTTTATAGGAGGTTCTTTTGCCAGTGGATGGCTGCTTAACTCTTTACTGTTTCCTAAAT CTGGAAGGATACGTCGAATTTTAACACCGGTCACATGTGCTGCCATAACAGCTTCAATATGCTACCCTGACCAAACAACCCAACTTTTAAATGATGCAAGGTACAATATAAAGAAACAAGCTTGTTTTATCTACAGAAAGTTTAAAGGGACGCCTCCAGAATCATGCACCAAGCAATTAGAAGTTAAAAATGAAGAGAATTAA
- the creb/atf-c gene encoding transcription factor Ci-CREB/ATF-c, translated as METIVADSNVDDRSTATAQIQIQVSGSGETQMVTLPVSMAHAINSAQGQQTVISSQQSGQPVAQDTAKRRELLSRRPSYRKILNELSGQPDANQRVKDEPGGSKSSESSESDSGGQMVTPLQAPTIAYQTGSGTVTVHQSPQTIQIPASALNHDQHVTSVAGLQTFSMANALAQGQAALVQDSNTSGNTLWMPGNHVVVQGGDSQMYQIRTSTSSNAIPNVVLSGNSMQSPQQMAEEASRKRELRLMKNREAAKECRRRKKEYVKCLETRVAVLENQNKQLIDELKTLKELYVHKQND; from the exons ATGGAAACCATTGTAGCAGACTCCAATGTTGATGATAGATCTACAGCTACTGCACAAATTCAAATACAAGTG TCTGGTTCCGGCGAAACACAGATGGTGACTTTACCAGTGTCAATGGCACATGCAATCAACTCAGCTCAAGGCCAACAAACAGTCATATCAAGTCAACAATCAGGCCAACCTGTTGCTCAG GATACTGCGAAGAGGCGAGAACTGCTGTCCAGAAGGCCTTCCTACAG gAAAATTTTAAACGAGTTGTCAGGACAACCAGATGCAAACCAACGAGTCAAAGATGAACCAGGTGGAAGCAAATCTTCAGAAAGCTCCGAATCTGACTCCGGTGGTCAAATGGTAACTCCATTACAAGCACCAACCATAGCATACCAAACTGGGAGTGGAACAG TGACTGTCCACCAATCTCCACAAACAATTCAAATACCGGCCTCTGCTTTAAACCATGATCAACATGTGACCTCCGTGGCTGGTCTTCAAACTTTCTCCATGGCCAACGCCCTCGCACAAGGCCAAGCTGCTTTAGTACAAGATTCCAATACCAGCGGAAACACCCTGTGGATGCCAGGGAATCATGTTGTGGTACAAG GAGGCGACTCCCAGATGTACCAAATCCGTACCTCCACTTCATCAAATGCAATTCCTAATGTTGTGTTAAGTGGTAACAGCATGCAATCACCTCAGCAGATGGCAGAAGAAGCTTCAAGGAAGCGGGAACTGAGGTTAATGAAAAACAG AGAGGCAGCCAAAGAATGCCGAAGGCGGAAAAAGGAATATGTCAAGTGTCTTGAAACTCGTGTGGCTGTGCTTGAAAACCAGAACAAACAACTCATTGACGAACTAAAAACATTGAAGGAACTGTACGTTCACAAACAAAACGATTAA
- the LOC100183777 gene encoding uncharacterized protein LOC100183777 isoform X2: MNPVRAEIKKCLKTNYDEPTDNLEADIQRVKENIRSVVQSQIRQMQLREQWLLHQVDSVHECLTKIAQKNSEQLAETRGKLLCCLDLMEEVNADNSLSIQKYAKSVLKTYNKMVAQETQNHSKQAISFDYSDMSNKIQKFGSISCKEEDVCCDDTWEFPESENSLDDLDSQEDNCKDCCGSCEPGKEIEDIDQMFGGRMLKDVCRANEVCATHSECLCDQPCYLNAECSEVDHVPTAVLDVEKAVSSIMHEPKTKEQPETPHHVTTRWEDLDVQDSSHVQNNTSSAEEKFQNQVNLLEEQFSLIMSETDVKSDRQESVRLPWSVDEVSAVIDGILSETKEITEEKDVPSKMMMMASSFGGKKGLFYEEKADMEKTELNYAATWTTVDSMHDLLSSILRN; the protein is encoded by the exons ATGAATCCTGTTAGGGCCGAAATTAAAAAGTGCTTGAAAACAAATTACGATGAACCAACTGATAATTTGGAGGCTGATATTCAACGT GTAAAAGAAAACATTCGTTCTGTTGTTCAAAGTCAAATCCGGCAAATGCAACTTCGAGAACAATGGTTACTGCACCAGGTTGACAGTGTGCATGAGTGCTTGACCAAAATAGCACAGAAAAATTCTGAGCAACTTGCGGAA ACGAGAGGAAAACTGTTGTGTTGCTTGGATTTGATGGAAGAGGTTAACGCAGATAACAGTCTTTCAATACAGAAGTACGCTAAGTCAGTGTTGAAAACTTACAACAAAAT GGTAGCACAAGAAACACAGAATCATTCAAAACAAGCCATCTCATTTGACTACAGCGATATGAGCAACAAGATTCAAAAGTTTGGATCGATAAGTTGCAAAGAAGAAGACGTGTGTTGTGATGACACATGGGAGTTTCCGGAAAGTGAAAACTCTCTTGATGATTTGGATTCCCAG gagGATAATTGCAAGGACTGCTGTGGATCTTGTGAACCAGGTAAAGAAATTGAAGACATCGACCAAATGTTTG gAGGTAGGATGTTGAAGGACGTCTGTCGTGCTAATGAAGTTTGTGCAACACACAGCGAATGCCTTTGCGATCAACCTTGTTATCTAAATGCTGAATGTTCAGAGGTGGACCATGTCCCAACTGCTGTACTAGATGTTGAGAAAGCAGTATCTTCAATCATGCATGAACCAAAAACCAAGGAGCAACCAGAAACACCACACCACGTAACAACACGCTGGGAAGACTTAGATGTTCAAGATTCCTCACATGTACAGAACAACACCAGTTCAGCTGAAGAGAAGTTTCAAAACCAGGTCAACTTGTTGGAAGAGCAATTTTCTCTGATCATGTCAGAAACGGATGTGAAAAGTGATCGTCAAGAATCTGTACGACTGCCATGGTCTGTGGACGAAGTTTCTGCAGTCATTGATGGAATACTCAGtgaaacaaaagaaataacCGAAGAAAAAGATGTTCCTTCTAAGATGATGATGATGGCTAGTTCATTTGGTGGAAAGAAAGGGTTGTTTTACGAGGAAAAAGCAGATATGGAAAAAACAGAGTTAAACTATGCTGCAACATGGACCACAGTTGATTCGATGCATGATTTACTGAGCAGTATTTTAAGAAATTGA
- the creb/atf-c gene encoding transcription factor Ci-CREB/ATF-c isoform X3: MMSMLPHIEEWSGSGETQMVTLPVSMAHAINSAQGQQTVISSQQSGQPVAQDTAKRRELLSRRPSYRKILNELSGQPDANQRVKDEPGGSKSSESSESDSGGQMVTPLQAPTIAYQTGSGTVTVHQSPQTIQIPASALNHDQHVTSVAGLQTFSMANALAQGQAALVQDSNTSGNTLWMPGNHVVVQGGDSQMYQIRTSTSSNAIPNVVLSGNSMQSPQQMAEEASRKRELRLMKNREAAKECRRRKKEYVKCLETRVAVLENQNKQLIDELKTLKELYVHKQND, translated from the exons atGATGAGTATGTTGCCTCATATAGAGGAATGG TCTGGTTCCGGCGAAACACAGATGGTGACTTTACCAGTGTCAATGGCACATGCAATCAACTCAGCTCAAGGCCAACAAACAGTCATATCAAGTCAACAATCAGGCCAACCTGTTGCTCAG GATACTGCGAAGAGGCGAGAACTGCTGTCCAGAAGGCCTTCCTACAG gAAAATTTTAAACGAGTTGTCAGGACAACCAGATGCAAACCAACGAGTCAAAGATGAACCAGGTGGAAGCAAATCTTCAGAAAGCTCCGAATCTGACTCCGGTGGTCAAATGGTAACTCCATTACAAGCACCAACCATAGCATACCAAACTGGGAGTGGAACAG TGACTGTCCACCAATCTCCACAAACAATTCAAATACCGGCCTCTGCTTTAAACCATGATCAACATGTGACCTCCGTGGCTGGTCTTCAAACTTTCTCCATGGCCAACGCCCTCGCACAAGGCCAAGCTGCTTTAGTACAAGATTCCAATACCAGCGGAAACACCCTGTGGATGCCAGGGAATCATGTTGTGGTACAAG GAGGCGACTCCCAGATGTACCAAATCCGTACCTCCACTTCATCAAATGCAATTCCTAATGTTGTGTTAAGTGGTAACAGCATGCAATCACCTCAGCAGATGGCAGAAGAAGCTTCAAGGAAGCGGGAACTGAGGTTAATGAAAAACAG AGAGGCAGCCAAAGAATGCCGAAGGCGGAAAAAGGAATATGTCAAGTGTCTTGAAACTCGTGTGGCTGTGCTTGAAAACCAGAACAAACAACTCATTGACGAACTAAAAACATTGAAGGAACTGTACGTTCACAAACAAAACGATTAA
- the creb/atf-c gene encoding transcription factor Ci-CREB/ATF-c isoform X4 yields the protein MMSMLPHIEEWSGSGETQMVTLPVSMAHAINSAQGQQTVISSQQSGQPVAQDTAKRRELLSRRPSYRKILNELSGQPDANQRVKDEPGGSKSSESSESDSGGQMVTPLQAPTIAYQTGSGTVTVHQSPQTIQIPASALNHDQHVTSVAGLQTFSMANALAQGQAALVQDSNTSGNTLWMPGNHVVVQGGDSQMYQIRTSTSSNAIPNVVLSGNSMQSPQQMAEEASRKRELRLMKNREAAKDCRLKKKEYIKCLENRVHVLETQNKALIDELQQLKEMYCRDELH from the exons atGATGAGTATGTTGCCTCATATAGAGGAATGG TCTGGTTCCGGCGAAACACAGATGGTGACTTTACCAGTGTCAATGGCACATGCAATCAACTCAGCTCAAGGCCAACAAACAGTCATATCAAGTCAACAATCAGGCCAACCTGTTGCTCAG GATACTGCGAAGAGGCGAGAACTGCTGTCCAGAAGGCCTTCCTACAG gAAAATTTTAAACGAGTTGTCAGGACAACCAGATGCAAACCAACGAGTCAAAGATGAACCAGGTGGAAGCAAATCTTCAGAAAGCTCCGAATCTGACTCCGGTGGTCAAATGGTAACTCCATTACAAGCACCAACCATAGCATACCAAACTGGGAGTGGAACAG TGACTGTCCACCAATCTCCACAAACAATTCAAATACCGGCCTCTGCTTTAAACCATGATCAACATGTGACCTCCGTGGCTGGTCTTCAAACTTTCTCCATGGCCAACGCCCTCGCACAAGGCCAAGCTGCTTTAGTACAAGATTCCAATACCAGCGGAAACACCCTGTGGATGCCAGGGAATCATGTTGTGGTACAAG GAGGCGACTCCCAGATGTACCAAATCCGTACCTCCACTTCATCAAATGCAATTCCTAATGTTGTGTTAAGTGGTAACAGCATGCAATCACCTCAGCAGATGGCAGAAGAAGCTTCAAGGAAGCGGGAACTGAGGTTAATGAAAAACAG AGAAGCGGCCAAGGATTGCAGGTTAAAGAAGAAAGAGTACATTAAGTGCTTAGAGAACCGTGTCCATGTGCttgaaacacaaaacaaagcTCTTATAGATGAGTTGCAACAGTTAAAGGAGATGTACTGTAGAGATGAATTGCACTGA
- the LOC100183777 gene encoding uncharacterized protein LOC100183777 isoform X1 produces the protein MNPVRAEIKKCLKTNYDEPTDNLEADIQRVRNAYNVKENIRSVVQSQIRQMQLREQWLLHQVDSVHECLTKIAQKNSEQLAETRGKLLCCLDLMEEVNADNSLSIQKYAKSVLKTYNKMVAQETQNHSKQAISFDYSDMSNKIQKFGSISCKEEDVCCDDTWEFPESENSLDDLDSQEDNCKDCCGSCEPGKEIEDIDQMFGGRMLKDVCRANEVCATHSECLCDQPCYLNAECSEVDHVPTAVLDVEKAVSSIMHEPKTKEQPETPHHVTTRWEDLDVQDSSHVQNNTSSAEEKFQNQVNLLEEQFSLIMSETDVKSDRQESVRLPWSVDEVSAVIDGILSETKEITEEKDVPSKMMMMASSFGGKKGLFYEEKADMEKTELNYAATWTTVDSMHDLLSSILRN, from the exons ATGAATCCTGTTAGGGCCGAAATTAAAAAGTGCTTGAAAACAAATTACGATGAACCAACTGATAATTTGGAGGCTGATATTCAACGTGTAAGAAACGCTTATAAC GTAAAAGAAAACATTCGTTCTGTTGTTCAAAGTCAAATCCGGCAAATGCAACTTCGAGAACAATGGTTACTGCACCAGGTTGACAGTGTGCATGAGTGCTTGACCAAAATAGCACAGAAAAATTCTGAGCAACTTGCGGAA ACGAGAGGAAAACTGTTGTGTTGCTTGGATTTGATGGAAGAGGTTAACGCAGATAACAGTCTTTCAATACAGAAGTACGCTAAGTCAGTGTTGAAAACTTACAACAAAAT GGTAGCACAAGAAACACAGAATCATTCAAAACAAGCCATCTCATTTGACTACAGCGATATGAGCAACAAGATTCAAAAGTTTGGATCGATAAGTTGCAAAGAAGAAGACGTGTGTTGTGATGACACATGGGAGTTTCCGGAAAGTGAAAACTCTCTTGATGATTTGGATTCCCAG gagGATAATTGCAAGGACTGCTGTGGATCTTGTGAACCAGGTAAAGAAATTGAAGACATCGACCAAATGTTTG gAGGTAGGATGTTGAAGGACGTCTGTCGTGCTAATGAAGTTTGTGCAACACACAGCGAATGCCTTTGCGATCAACCTTGTTATCTAAATGCTGAATGTTCAGAGGTGGACCATGTCCCAACTGCTGTACTAGATGTTGAGAAAGCAGTATCTTCAATCATGCATGAACCAAAAACCAAGGAGCAACCAGAAACACCACACCACGTAACAACACGCTGGGAAGACTTAGATGTTCAAGATTCCTCACATGTACAGAACAACACCAGTTCAGCTGAAGAGAAGTTTCAAAACCAGGTCAACTTGTTGGAAGAGCAATTTTCTCTGATCATGTCAGAAACGGATGTGAAAAGTGATCGTCAAGAATCTGTACGACTGCCATGGTCTGTGGACGAAGTTTCTGCAGTCATTGATGGAATACTCAGtgaaacaaaagaaataacCGAAGAAAAAGATGTTCCTTCTAAGATGATGATGATGGCTAGTTCATTTGGTGGAAAGAAAGGGTTGTTTTACGAGGAAAAAGCAGATATGGAAAAAACAGAGTTAAACTATGCTGCAACATGGACCACAGTTGATTCGATGCATGATTTACTGAGCAGTATTTTAAGAAATTGA
- the LOC100179072 gene encoding SUN domain-containing protein 2 has translation MAEACLPKSQCDSGYEEGEKIPSVDEKLNTEASGSYNSITSGFSSMGKTDNNIETDSTDLQIYKPVNDTKLASEIMPLAKQIVKICSAEHHPVMMKAIEDSTSKSLKNSASKTSCLEMELRQKENENQKLVKLLAKLNPDNITVVSTLPAHSVTPTNEVSTNTMQQVTQLKEKLEFVENLNRKWQKYSADVELKSKAFAKDAQEKVTKLESEKLSLQKKLQFCLSNNDQMNENLSDLGQELQRSMQREQQLRQDLNNVNEKNELLANKVAKLSEDKEEAETALIVAMNRPSTDTQTHIWREKLRQQENYHQKEIGNLRRYIVKLQQSAQMKSMGIETSGQHYSAPPRLPSLESGLHDVEADSIF, from the exons ATGGCAGAGGCTTGCTTACCAAAATCTCAGTGTGATTCTGGATATGAAGAAGGTGAAAAAATTCCTTCTGTTGATGAAAAATTGAATACGGAAGCTAGTGGGAGCTATAATTCGATTACAAGTGGATTTTCATCTATGGGAAAAACTGATAATAATATTGAAACAGACAGCACAGATTTGCAAATATACAAACCAGTCAATGATACAAAACTAGCATCTGAAATAATGCCACTTGCAAAACAAATTGTCAAAATCTGTTCGGCGGAACATCATCCAGTAATGATGAAAGCAATTGAAGATTCTACTTctaaaagtttaaagaatTCTGCTTCAAAAACAAGTTGTCTTGAGATGGAATTGCgtcaaaaagaaaatgaaaaccaaAAGTTGGTGAAACTGTTGGCCAAGCTAAACCCTGATAATATAACTGTGGTATCTACACTACCAGCTCATAGTGTAACTCCTACTAATGAGGTAAGTACAAATACAATGCAGCAGGTAACACAGTTAAAGGAAAAGTTGGAATTTGTGGAAAACCTAAACCGGAAATGGCAAAAATACAGTGCAGATGTGGAATTGAAAAGCAAAGCATTCGCGAAAGATGCTCAGGAAAAGGTAACAAAATTAGAGTCAGAAAAATTATCATTGCAGAAAAAGCTACAATTCTGTTTGTCTAACAACGATCAAATGAACGAAAATTTATCAGACTTGGGGCAAGAACTGCAACGGTCCATGCAAAGAGAACAGCAACTTAGACAGGATCTGAACAACgtcaatgaaaaaaatgaactgTTAGCAAACAAAGTTGCAAAACTGAGTGAAGATAAAGAAGAAGCTGAAACAGCGTTAATTGTTGCCATGAACAGACCATCTACCGACACTCAAACTCACATTTGGAGAGAAAAG TTAAGGCAACAGGAGAATTACCACCAAAAAGAAATAGGTAATCTTCGACGTTATATTGTGAAGTTACAACAGAGTGCTCAg ATGAAAAGTATGGGAATTGAAACATCTGGCCAGCATTATAGTGCTCCACCAAGATTACCTTCATTGGAATCAGGACTACACGATGTTGAAGCAGACTCAATATTCTAA